One segment of Anopheles stephensi strain Indian chromosome 3, UCI_ANSTEP_V1.0, whole genome shotgun sequence DNA contains the following:
- the LOC118512865 gene encoding splicing factor 3B subunit 3 isoform X1, whose product MYLYNFILQRATGITHAVHGSFAGTKLQEILLAKGKGLELVRPDPNTGKVHTLLQTEVFGVVRSLMSFRLTGGSKDYAVIGSDSGRIVILEYNPAKNQLEKVHQETFGKSGCRRIVPGQYLAIDPKGRAVMIGAVEKQKLVYILNRDSEARLTISSPLEAHKSNTLTYHMVGVDVGFENPMFACLEIDYEEADTDPTGEAATKTQQTLTFYELDLGLNHVVRKYSEPLEEHANFLISVPGGNDGPSGVLICSENYLTYKNLGDQHDIRCPIPRRRNDLDDPERGMIFICSATHRTKSMYFFLVQTEQGDIFKVTLETDDDVVSEIKLKYFDTVPPATAMCVLKTGFLFVACEFGNHYLYQIAHLGDDDDEPEFSSAMPLEEGDTFFFAPRQLKNLVMVDDIPSYAPILGCQVADLANEDTPQLYLACGRGPRSSIRVLRHGLEVSEMAVSELPGNPNAVWTVKKRIDDEFDAYIIVSFVNATLVLSIGDTVEEVTDSGFLGTTPTLCCSALGDDALVQVYPDGIRHIRADKRVNEWKAPGKKTIMKCAVNQRQVVIALSGGELVYFEMDPTGQLNEYTERKKMPSEVMCMALGSVPSGEQRSWFLAVGLADNTVRIISLDPADCLSPRSMQALPSAAESLCIVEMGTVEMSDDDEGVTTTTGCIYLNIGLTNGVLLRTVLDPVSGDLADTRTRYLGSRPVKLFRIQMQGSEAVLAMSSRSWLSYYYQNRFHLTPLSYETLEYASGFSSEQCSEGIVAISTNTLRILALEKLGAVFNQITFPLEYTPKRFAIHHETGKLIISETDHNAYTEETKTIRKKQMADEMREAAGEDEQELANEMADAFINEVLPEDVFSSPKAGTGMWASQIRVMDPINGHTYSKVQLAQNEAVLSLALVRFAVDQKWYVVAGVAKDLQINPKISNGGFIDVYRVDSQTHQLEHMHRTEIDDAPGALAPFQGRLLAGIGKVLRIYDLGKKKLLRKCENKHIPNQIVNIQGMGQRVYVSDVQESVYCIKYKRAENQLIIFADDTHPRWITSATLLDYDTIATGDKFGNIAILRLPHSVSDDVDEDPTGNKALWDRGLLNGASQKAENICTFHLGEIVMSLQKATLIPGGSESVIYATMSGTVGALVPFTSREDFDFFQHLEMHMRNENPPMCGRDHLSYRSYYYPVKNVMDGDLCEQFTSLDPAKQKSIASDLGRTPSEVAKKLEDIRTRYAF is encoded by the exons ATGTATCTGTACAACTTCATCTTACAACGCGCCACCGGCATCACGCACGCGGTGCACGGAAGCTTTGCCGGCACCAAGTTGCAGGAAATTTTGCTTGCCAAGGGCAAAGGGTTGGAGCTGGTACGGCCGGATCCGAACACGGGCAAGGTTCACACGTTGCTACAGACGGAAGTGTTCGGCGTCGTGCGCTCGTTGATGTCCTTCCGACTGACGGGCGGGTCGAAAG ATTATGCCGTGATCGGCTCGGACTCGGGACGCATTGTGATTCTCGAGTACAATCCGGCTAAGAATCAGCTCGAAAAGGTACACCAGGAAACGTTCGGCAAATCGGGATGCCGGCGTATCGTGCCCGGCCAATATTTGGCGATCGATCCGAAGGGTCGCGCCGTTATGATCGGAGCGGTAGAGAAGCAGAAGCTTGTCTACATTCTGAACCGCGATTCCGAGGCCCGACTCACCATCTCATCCCCGCTGGAAGCGCACAAATCCAACACCCTCACCTACCACATGGTTGGCGTTGATGTCGGGTTTGAAAATCCTATGTTTGCCTGTCTGGAAATCGATTACGAGGAGGCCGATACAGATCCCACCGGTGAGGCGGCCACCAAGACGCAGCAAACGCTCACGTTCTACGAGCTCGACCTCGGACTGAACCACGTGGTGCGCAAATATTCGGAACCGCTCGAGGAGCACGCCAACTTTCTCATCTCGGTGCCGGGCGGCAACGATGGACCGTCCGGTGTGCTGATCTGCTCGGAGAACTATTTGACGTACAAAAACCTGGGCGACCAGCATGACATCCGCTGTCCGATTCCGCGCCGCCGTAACGATCTGGACGATCCCGAGCGGGGCATGATATTCATCTGCTCGGCCACGCATCGCACCAAATCGATGTACTTCTTTCTGGTGCAGACGGAGCAGGGCGATATCTTCAAGGTGACGCTCGAAACGGACGACGACGTGGTGTCGGAGATAAAGCTGAAGTACTTCGACACGGTACCACCGGCAACGGCCATGTGCGTGCTGAAGACGGGCTTCCTGTTTGTGGCGTGCGAGTTCGGCAACCACTATCTGTACCAAATCGCCCATCTtggtgacgatgacgatgagccGGAGTTTAGTTCGGCGATGCCGCTCGAGGAGGGCGATACGTTCTTTTTCGCGCCGAGACAGCTGAAGAATTTGGTGATGGTGGACGACATTCCGTCGTACGCACCGATCCTTGGCTGTCAGGTGGCGGATTTGGCGAACGAAGACACACCGCAGCTGTACCTGGCGTGCGGTCGGGGACCCCGCTCCTCGATCCGAGTTCTTCGGCATGGGTTGGAGGTGTCGGAAATGGCCGTCTCGGAGCTGCCCGGTAATCCGAATGCTGTGTGGACCGTCAAGAAAAGAATCGATG ACGAGTTCGATGCGTACATCATCGTATCGTTCGTGAACGCCACGCTGGTGCTGAGCATTGGCGATACGGTCGAGGAAGTGACGGACAGTGGCTTCCTCGGAACGACTCCCACCCTGTGCTGCAGTGCGCTCGGTGATGATGCGCTGGTGCAGGTCTACCCGGACGGCATTCGGCACATCCGGGCGGACAAGCGGGTGAACGAATGGAAAGCACCGGGCAAGAAGACGATCATGAAGTGTGCGGTTAATCAGCGGCAGGTCGTCATCGCCCTTTCCGGTGGTGAACTCGTCTACTTCGAAATGGATCCG ACCGGCCAACTGAACGAGTACACCGAGCGTAAGAAAATGCCCAGCGAAGTCATGTGCATGGCGCTCGGGTCGGTGCCCAGCGGTGAACAGCGGTCGTGGTTTTTGGCCGTCGGTTTGGCCGACAACACCGTACGCATCATATCGCTGGATCCGGCCGACTGTCTCTCGCCGCGCTCCATGCAAGCACTACCCTCTGCGGCCGAATCGCTCTGCATCGTCGAAATGGGCACGGTGGAAATGtcggacgacgacgaaggTGTGACCACCACTACCGGCTGCATTTATCTAAACATTGGCCTCACGAACGGGGTGCTGCTGCGTACGGTGCTGGATCCGGTATCGGGCGATCTGgccgacacacgcacacgctacCTCGGTTCACGGCCGGTCAAGCTGTTCCGCATACAGATGCAAGGTTCCGAGGCGGTCCTGGCAATGTCTAGCCGTTCCTGGCTGAGCTATTACTACCAGAACCGTTTCCATCTGACACCGCTCTCGTACGAAACGCTCGAGTACGCGTCCGGCTTCTCGAGCGAACAGTGCTCGGAAGGTATCGTCGCCATCTCGACCAACACGCTGCGCATTTTGGCACTCGAGAAGCTTGGTGCCGTTTTCAACCAAATCACCTTCCCGCTCGAGTACACGCCCAAGCGATTCGCGATCCATCACGAAACGGGCAAGCTGATCATCAGCGAAACCGACCACAACGCGTACACGGAGGAAACGAAAACCATCCGCAAAAAGCAGATGGCGGACGAGATGCGCGAAGCGGCCGGTGAGGATGAGCAGGAGCTGGCGAACGAAATGGCCGACGCGTTCATCAACGAGGTGCTGCCGGAGGACGTGTTTTCGTCGCCAAAGGCCGGCACGGGCATGTGGGCGTCGCAGATCCGTGTGATGGATCCGATCAACGGGCACACGTACTCGAAGGTGCAGCTGGCGCAGAACGAAGCCGTACTGTCGCTCGCCCTCGTACGCTTTGCCGTCGACCAGAAGTGGTATGTGGTGGCCGGCGTCGCGAAGGACTTACAAATCAACCCAAAAATCAGCAACGGTGGCTTCATCGACGTGTACAGGGTGGACAGCCAAACGCACCAGCTCGAGCACATGCACCGGACGGAGATTGATGATGCGCCCGGTGCGCTCGCCCCGTTCCAGGGCCGGCTGCTTGCCGGCATTGGCAAGGTGCTGCGCATTTACGATCTGGGCAAGAAGAAGCTGTTGCGCAAGtgcgaaaacaaacacattcccAACCAGATCGTAAACATTCAAGGCATGGGCCAGCGGGTGTACGTGTCGGACGTGCAGGAATCGGTGTACTGCATCAAGTACAAGCGTGCCGAGAACCAGCTCATCATCTTTGCCGATGACACCCACCCACGGTGGATTACATCGGCCACCCTGCTCGATTACGATACGATCGCGACCGGCGATAAGTTCGGTAACATCGCCATTCTGCGCCTGCCCCATTCCGTGTCGGACGATGTGGACGAGGATCCGACCGGCAATAAGGCGCTGTGGGATCGGGGCCTGCTGAACGGTGCCTCGCAGAAGGCGGAAAACATTTGCACCTTCCATCTGGGCGAGATCGTCATGTCGCTGCAGAAGGCCACGCTCATCCCGGGCGGTTCCGAGTCGGTCATCTATGCGACGATGAGCGGTACCGTCGGTGCGCTGGTACCGTTCACGAGCCGCGAAGACTTTGACTTTTTCCAGCATCTGGAGATGCACATGCGGAATGAAAATCCGCCCATGTGCGGGCGGGATCACTTGAGCTACCGGAGCTACTACTACCCGGTGAAGAATGTGATGGATGGCGATCTGTGCGAGCAGTTCACTTCGCTAGATCCGGCCAAGCAGAAGAGCATTGCGTCGGATCTGGGACGGACGCCGAGTGAGGTGGCCAAGAAGCTGGAGGACATACGGACGCGATATGCATTCTAA
- the LOC118512865 gene encoding splicing factor 3B subunit 3 isoform X2, translating to MIGAVEKQKLVYILNRDSEARLTISSPLEAHKSNTLTYHMVGVDVGFENPMFACLEIDYEEADTDPTGEAATKTQQTLTFYELDLGLNHVVRKYSEPLEEHANFLISVPGGNDGPSGVLICSENYLTYKNLGDQHDIRCPIPRRRNDLDDPERGMIFICSATHRTKSMYFFLVQTEQGDIFKVTLETDDDVVSEIKLKYFDTVPPATAMCVLKTGFLFVACEFGNHYLYQIAHLGDDDDEPEFSSAMPLEEGDTFFFAPRQLKNLVMVDDIPSYAPILGCQVADLANEDTPQLYLACGRGPRSSIRVLRHGLEVSEMAVSELPGNPNAVWTVKKRIDDEFDAYIIVSFVNATLVLSIGDTVEEVTDSGFLGTTPTLCCSALGDDALVQVYPDGIRHIRADKRVNEWKAPGKKTIMKCAVNQRQVVIALSGGELVYFEMDPTGQLNEYTERKKMPSEVMCMALGSVPSGEQRSWFLAVGLADNTVRIISLDPADCLSPRSMQALPSAAESLCIVEMGTVEMSDDDEGVTTTTGCIYLNIGLTNGVLLRTVLDPVSGDLADTRTRYLGSRPVKLFRIQMQGSEAVLAMSSRSWLSYYYQNRFHLTPLSYETLEYASGFSSEQCSEGIVAISTNTLRILALEKLGAVFNQITFPLEYTPKRFAIHHETGKLIISETDHNAYTEETKTIRKKQMADEMREAAGEDEQELANEMADAFINEVLPEDVFSSPKAGTGMWASQIRVMDPINGHTYSKVQLAQNEAVLSLALVRFAVDQKWYVVAGVAKDLQINPKISNGGFIDVYRVDSQTHQLEHMHRTEIDDAPGALAPFQGRLLAGIGKVLRIYDLGKKKLLRKCENKHIPNQIVNIQGMGQRVYVSDVQESVYCIKYKRAENQLIIFADDTHPRWITSATLLDYDTIATGDKFGNIAILRLPHSVSDDVDEDPTGNKALWDRGLLNGASQKAENICTFHLGEIVMSLQKATLIPGGSESVIYATMSGTVGALVPFTSREDFDFFQHLEMHMRNENPPMCGRDHLSYRSYYYPVKNVMDGDLCEQFTSLDPAKQKSIASDLGRTPSEVAKKLEDIRTRYAF from the exons ATGATCGGAGCGGTAGAGAAGCAGAAGCTTGTCTACATTCTGAACCGCGATTCCGAGGCCCGACTCACCATCTCATCCCCGCTGGAAGCGCACAAATCCAACACCCTCACCTACCACATGGTTGGCGTTGATGTCGGGTTTGAAAATCCTATGTTTGCCTGTCTGGAAATCGATTACGAGGAGGCCGATACAGATCCCACCGGTGAGGCGGCCACCAAGACGCAGCAAACGCTCACGTTCTACGAGCTCGACCTCGGACTGAACCACGTGGTGCGCAAATATTCGGAACCGCTCGAGGAGCACGCCAACTTTCTCATCTCGGTGCCGGGCGGCAACGATGGACCGTCCGGTGTGCTGATCTGCTCGGAGAACTATTTGACGTACAAAAACCTGGGCGACCAGCATGACATCCGCTGTCCGATTCCGCGCCGCCGTAACGATCTGGACGATCCCGAGCGGGGCATGATATTCATCTGCTCGGCCACGCATCGCACCAAATCGATGTACTTCTTTCTGGTGCAGACGGAGCAGGGCGATATCTTCAAGGTGACGCTCGAAACGGACGACGACGTGGTGTCGGAGATAAAGCTGAAGTACTTCGACACGGTACCACCGGCAACGGCCATGTGCGTGCTGAAGACGGGCTTCCTGTTTGTGGCGTGCGAGTTCGGCAACCACTATCTGTACCAAATCGCCCATCTtggtgacgatgacgatgagccGGAGTTTAGTTCGGCGATGCCGCTCGAGGAGGGCGATACGTTCTTTTTCGCGCCGAGACAGCTGAAGAATTTGGTGATGGTGGACGACATTCCGTCGTACGCACCGATCCTTGGCTGTCAGGTGGCGGATTTGGCGAACGAAGACACACCGCAGCTGTACCTGGCGTGCGGTCGGGGACCCCGCTCCTCGATCCGAGTTCTTCGGCATGGGTTGGAGGTGTCGGAAATGGCCGTCTCGGAGCTGCCCGGTAATCCGAATGCTGTGTGGACCGTCAAGAAAAGAATCGATG ACGAGTTCGATGCGTACATCATCGTATCGTTCGTGAACGCCACGCTGGTGCTGAGCATTGGCGATACGGTCGAGGAAGTGACGGACAGTGGCTTCCTCGGAACGACTCCCACCCTGTGCTGCAGTGCGCTCGGTGATGATGCGCTGGTGCAGGTCTACCCGGACGGCATTCGGCACATCCGGGCGGACAAGCGGGTGAACGAATGGAAAGCACCGGGCAAGAAGACGATCATGAAGTGTGCGGTTAATCAGCGGCAGGTCGTCATCGCCCTTTCCGGTGGTGAACTCGTCTACTTCGAAATGGATCCG ACCGGCCAACTGAACGAGTACACCGAGCGTAAGAAAATGCCCAGCGAAGTCATGTGCATGGCGCTCGGGTCGGTGCCCAGCGGTGAACAGCGGTCGTGGTTTTTGGCCGTCGGTTTGGCCGACAACACCGTACGCATCATATCGCTGGATCCGGCCGACTGTCTCTCGCCGCGCTCCATGCAAGCACTACCCTCTGCGGCCGAATCGCTCTGCATCGTCGAAATGGGCACGGTGGAAATGtcggacgacgacgaaggTGTGACCACCACTACCGGCTGCATTTATCTAAACATTGGCCTCACGAACGGGGTGCTGCTGCGTACGGTGCTGGATCCGGTATCGGGCGATCTGgccgacacacgcacacgctacCTCGGTTCACGGCCGGTCAAGCTGTTCCGCATACAGATGCAAGGTTCCGAGGCGGTCCTGGCAATGTCTAGCCGTTCCTGGCTGAGCTATTACTACCAGAACCGTTTCCATCTGACACCGCTCTCGTACGAAACGCTCGAGTACGCGTCCGGCTTCTCGAGCGAACAGTGCTCGGAAGGTATCGTCGCCATCTCGACCAACACGCTGCGCATTTTGGCACTCGAGAAGCTTGGTGCCGTTTTCAACCAAATCACCTTCCCGCTCGAGTACACGCCCAAGCGATTCGCGATCCATCACGAAACGGGCAAGCTGATCATCAGCGAAACCGACCACAACGCGTACACGGAGGAAACGAAAACCATCCGCAAAAAGCAGATGGCGGACGAGATGCGCGAAGCGGCCGGTGAGGATGAGCAGGAGCTGGCGAACGAAATGGCCGACGCGTTCATCAACGAGGTGCTGCCGGAGGACGTGTTTTCGTCGCCAAAGGCCGGCACGGGCATGTGGGCGTCGCAGATCCGTGTGATGGATCCGATCAACGGGCACACGTACTCGAAGGTGCAGCTGGCGCAGAACGAAGCCGTACTGTCGCTCGCCCTCGTACGCTTTGCCGTCGACCAGAAGTGGTATGTGGTGGCCGGCGTCGCGAAGGACTTACAAATCAACCCAAAAATCAGCAACGGTGGCTTCATCGACGTGTACAGGGTGGACAGCCAAACGCACCAGCTCGAGCACATGCACCGGACGGAGATTGATGATGCGCCCGGTGCGCTCGCCCCGTTCCAGGGCCGGCTGCTTGCCGGCATTGGCAAGGTGCTGCGCATTTACGATCTGGGCAAGAAGAAGCTGTTGCGCAAGtgcgaaaacaaacacattcccAACCAGATCGTAAACATTCAAGGCATGGGCCAGCGGGTGTACGTGTCGGACGTGCAGGAATCGGTGTACTGCATCAAGTACAAGCGTGCCGAGAACCAGCTCATCATCTTTGCCGATGACACCCACCCACGGTGGATTACATCGGCCACCCTGCTCGATTACGATACGATCGCGACCGGCGATAAGTTCGGTAACATCGCCATTCTGCGCCTGCCCCATTCCGTGTCGGACGATGTGGACGAGGATCCGACCGGCAATAAGGCGCTGTGGGATCGGGGCCTGCTGAACGGTGCCTCGCAGAAGGCGGAAAACATTTGCACCTTCCATCTGGGCGAGATCGTCATGTCGCTGCAGAAGGCCACGCTCATCCCGGGCGGTTCCGAGTCGGTCATCTATGCGACGATGAGCGGTACCGTCGGTGCGCTGGTACCGTTCACGAGCCGCGAAGACTTTGACTTTTTCCAGCATCTGGAGATGCACATGCGGAATGAAAATCCGCCCATGTGCGGGCGGGATCACTTGAGCTACCGGAGCTACTACTACCCGGTGAAGAATGTGATGGATGGCGATCTGTGCGAGCAGTTCACTTCGCTAGATCCGGCCAAGCAGAAGAGCATTGCGTCGGATCTGGGACGGACGCCGAGTGAGGTGGCCAAGAAGCTGGAGGACATACGGACGCGATATGCATTCTAA
- the LOC118512865 gene encoding splicing factor 3B subunit 3 isoform X3, whose product MYLYNFILQRATGITHAVHGSFAGTKLQEILLAKGKGLELVRPDPNTGKVHTLLQTEVFGVVRSLMSFRLTGGSKDYAVIGSDSGRIVILEYNPAKNQLEKVHQETFGKSGCRRIVPGQYLAIDPKGRAVMIGAVEKQKLVYILNRDSEARLTISSPLEAHKSNTLTYHMVGVDVGFENPMFACLEIDYEEADTDPTGEAATKTQQTLTFYELDLGLNHVVRKYSEPLEEHANFLISVPGGNDGPSGVLICSENYLTYKNLGDQHDIRCPIPRRRNDLDDPERGMIFICSATHRTKSMYFFLVQTEQGDIFKVTLETDDDVVSEIKLKYFDTVPPATAMCVLKTGFLFVACEFGNHYLYQIAHLGDDDDEPEFSSAMPLEEGDTFFFAPRQLKNLVMVDDIPSYAPILGCQVADLANEDTPQLYLACGRGPRSSIRVLRHGLEVSEMAVSELPGNPNAVWTVKKRIDGIV is encoded by the exons ATGTATCTGTACAACTTCATCTTACAACGCGCCACCGGCATCACGCACGCGGTGCACGGAAGCTTTGCCGGCACCAAGTTGCAGGAAATTTTGCTTGCCAAGGGCAAAGGGTTGGAGCTGGTACGGCCGGATCCGAACACGGGCAAGGTTCACACGTTGCTACAGACGGAAGTGTTCGGCGTCGTGCGCTCGTTGATGTCCTTCCGACTGACGGGCGGGTCGAAAG ATTATGCCGTGATCGGCTCGGACTCGGGACGCATTGTGATTCTCGAGTACAATCCGGCTAAGAATCAGCTCGAAAAGGTACACCAGGAAACGTTCGGCAAATCGGGATGCCGGCGTATCGTGCCCGGCCAATATTTGGCGATCGATCCGAAGGGTCGCGCCGTTATGATCGGAGCGGTAGAGAAGCAGAAGCTTGTCTACATTCTGAACCGCGATTCCGAGGCCCGACTCACCATCTCATCCCCGCTGGAAGCGCACAAATCCAACACCCTCACCTACCACATGGTTGGCGTTGATGTCGGGTTTGAAAATCCTATGTTTGCCTGTCTGGAAATCGATTACGAGGAGGCCGATACAGATCCCACCGGTGAGGCGGCCACCAAGACGCAGCAAACGCTCACGTTCTACGAGCTCGACCTCGGACTGAACCACGTGGTGCGCAAATATTCGGAACCGCTCGAGGAGCACGCCAACTTTCTCATCTCGGTGCCGGGCGGCAACGATGGACCGTCCGGTGTGCTGATCTGCTCGGAGAACTATTTGACGTACAAAAACCTGGGCGACCAGCATGACATCCGCTGTCCGATTCCGCGCCGCCGTAACGATCTGGACGATCCCGAGCGGGGCATGATATTCATCTGCTCGGCCACGCATCGCACCAAATCGATGTACTTCTTTCTGGTGCAGACGGAGCAGGGCGATATCTTCAAGGTGACGCTCGAAACGGACGACGACGTGGTGTCGGAGATAAAGCTGAAGTACTTCGACACGGTACCACCGGCAACGGCCATGTGCGTGCTGAAGACGGGCTTCCTGTTTGTGGCGTGCGAGTTCGGCAACCACTATCTGTACCAAATCGCCCATCTtggtgacgatgacgatgagccGGAGTTTAGTTCGGCGATGCCGCTCGAGGAGGGCGATACGTTCTTTTTCGCGCCGAGACAGCTGAAGAATTTGGTGATGGTGGACGACATTCCGTCGTACGCACCGATCCTTGGCTGTCAGGTGGCGGATTTGGCGAACGAAGACACACCGCAGCTGTACCTGGCGTGCGGTCGGGGACCCCGCTCCTCGATCCGAGTTCTTCGGCATGGGTTGGAGGTGTCGGAAATGGCCGTCTCGGAGCTGCCCGGTAATCCGAATGCTGTGTGGACCGTCAAGAAAAGAATCGATG GCATTGTGTGA
- the LOC118512873 gene encoding protein lethal(2)essential for life-like, translating to MSIVPIFFRNWWDDEFDRPLWNSRLLDQHFGGGVTADDLLNVIASVPDRRLQQRHHHHGLHPSSRYNRPWHSSCVATNRDSGSTVNVTGDKFQINLDVQQFSPEEISVKYVDKCVVVEGKHEEKQDEHGYISRHFVRRYMLPNGHNENDIVSSLSSDGILTITCPRKEIEQKKPERAIPITQTGQPMKKLASDSAQGKKEGEKMEP from the coding sequence ATGTCGATCGTACCGATTTTCTTCCGCAACTGGTGGGACGACGAGTTCGATCGTCCGCTGTGGAACTCCCGGCTGCTGGACCAGCACTTCGGTGGCGGTGTAACCGCGGATGACCTTCTAAACGTGATCGCATCGGTGCCCGATCGTCGGCTCCAGCAGCGCCATCACCACCACGGTCTGCATCCTTCGAGCCGGTACAATCGTCCGTGGCACAGCTCGTGCGTGGCCACCAATCGGGACAGCGGATCGACGGTGAACGTGACGGGCGACAAGTTCCAGATCAACCTGGACGTGCAACAGTTCTCGCCCGAAGAGATCTCGGTGAAGTACGTGGACAAGTGCGTCGTGGTGGAGGGCAAGCACGAGGAGAAGCAGGACGAACATGGCTACATCTCGCGCCACTTCGTCCGACGCTACATGCTCCCGAACGGGCACAACGAGAACGACATCGTGTCCTCGCTGTCGTCCGACGGCATCCTCACGATTACGTGTCCCCGCAAGGAGATTGAGCAGAAGAAACCGGAGCGAGCCATTCCGATCACGCAAACTGGACAGCCGATGAAAAAGTTGGCCTCGGACAGTGCACAGGGCAAGAAGGAGGGAGAGAAGATGGAGCCATAA
- the LOC118512872 gene encoding protein lethal(2)essential for life-like yields the protein MSIVPIFFRNWWDDEFDRPLWNSRLLDQHFGGGVTADDLLNVIASVPDRRLQQRHHHHGLHPSSRYNRPWHSSCVATNRDSGSTVNVTGDKFQINLDVQQFSPEEISVKYVDKCVVVEGKHEEKQDEHGYISRHFVRRYMLPNGHNENDIVSSLSSDGILTITCPRKEIEQKKPERAIPITQTGQPVKKLAADQSATNGSGAQGKKEGEKMES from the coding sequence ATGTCGATCGTACCGATTTTCTTCCGCAACTGGTGGGACGACGAGTTCGATCGTCCGCTGTGGAACTCCCGGCTGCTGGACCAGCACTTCGGTGGCGGTGTAACCGCGGATGACCTTCTGAACGTGATCGCATCGGTGCCCGATCGTCGGCTCCAGCAGCGCCATCACCACCACGGTCTGCATCCTTCGAGCCGGTACAATCGTCCATGGCACAGCTCGTGCGTGGCCACCAATCGGGACAGCGGATCGACGGTGAACGTGACGGGCGACAAGTTCCAGATCAACCTGGACGTGCAACAGTTCTCGCCCGAAGAGATCTCGGTGAAGTACGTGGACAAGTGCGTCGTGGTGGAGGGCAAGCACGAGGAGAAGCAGGACGAACATGGCTACATCTCGCGCCACTTCGTCCGACGCTACATGCTCCCGAACGGGCACAACGAGAATGACATCGTGTCCTCGCTGTCGTCCGACGGCATCCTCACGATTACGTGTCCCCGCAAGGAGATTGAGCAGAAGAAACCGGAACGAGCCATTCCGATCACGCAAACTGGACAGCCGGTAAAGAAGCTGGCGGCCGACCAATCAGccaccaacggcagcggggcACAGGGCAAGAAGGAGGGAGAGAAGATGGAATCATAA